The Klebsiella sp. RHBSTW-00484 genome includes a window with the following:
- the rhaS gene encoding HTH-type transcriptional activator RhaS, producing MTMLHSVDFFKSGVSAVAIEPRLPQSAFPEHHHDFHEIVIVEHGTGIHVFNGQPYTISGGSVCFIRDHDRHLYEHTDNLCLTNVLYRAPDAFRFLSGLNELLPQEQEGNYLSHWRVNQSALQQVRQIVGQMENVGADSDMHSIASREIFFMQLLVLLRKSSLAEGSADNDARLNHLMAWLEDHFAEDVCWEEVAAQFSLSLRTLHRQLKQQTGLTPQRYLNRVRLIKARHLLRHSDDSVTDIAYRCGFGDSNHFSTLFRREFDWSPRDIRQGRDAILQ from the coding sequence ATGACCATGTTGCACAGTGTGGATTTCTTTAAGTCCGGCGTTTCTGCTGTTGCCATTGAACCGCGGCTCCCGCAATCGGCTTTTCCTGAGCATCATCATGATTTTCATGAAATTGTTATCGTCGAACACGGTACGGGAATTCATGTTTTCAACGGTCAGCCCTATACCATCAGCGGCGGGTCGGTCTGTTTTATTCGCGATCACGATCGCCATCTCTACGAGCACACGGATAATTTATGCCTGACCAATGTGCTTTATCGCGCGCCGGACGCGTTTCGCTTTTTGTCCGGCCTGAATGAACTGCTGCCGCAGGAGCAGGAGGGGAATTACCTCTCACACTGGCGGGTTAACCAAAGCGCGTTGCAGCAGGTTCGCCAGATTGTCGGCCAGATGGAAAATGTTGGTGCGGATTCGGACATGCATTCCATCGCCAGCCGCGAGATTTTCTTTATGCAGTTGCTGGTGCTACTGCGTAAAAGCAGCCTTGCTGAAGGAAGCGCGGATAACGATGCGCGGTTGAATCACCTGATGGCCTGGCTGGAAGATCATTTTGCCGAAGATGTCTGCTGGGAAGAGGTGGCGGCGCAGTTTTCGCTATCGCTGCGCACTCTGCATCGCCAGTTAAAACAGCAAACTGGCCTGACGCCGCAGCGCTATCTGAACCGGGTGCGGCTGATAAAGGCACGCCATCTGCTGCGCCATAGTGATGACAGCGTGACCGATATCGCGTATCGCTGTGGTTTTGGCGACAGTAACCACTTTTCGACGCTTTTTCGTCGGGAGTTTGACTGGTCTCCGCGCGATATTCGCCAGGGGCGCGACGCGATTCTTCAGTAA
- a CDS encoding ABC transporter permease encodes MGKQLLKHREALLAAVIILMIGAIGSRVPSFIAPGNLVEMFNDTSILIILALGQMMVLLTKGIDLSMAANLALTGMIVALLNAHYPGIPVVALLALATLLGLLMGVINGLLVWRLGIPAIVVTLGTMSIYRGIIFLLSDGGWVNSHQMSADFLGLPRASLLGLPLLSWCAITALLLVGYFLRFSRTGRALYTAGGNATAAYYTGINAGKMQFISFCLSGALAGFCGYLWISRFAVAYVDVANGFELQVVAACVIGGISTMGGTGRVLGCLCGALFLGVINNALPVIGISPFWQMAISGAVIVIAVLLNERGNKGHGRLILRNAALARQKQAVKS; translated from the coding sequence ATGGGCAAACAACTGCTTAAACACCGCGAAGCGCTGCTGGCGGCGGTCATCATTTTGATGATCGGCGCGATAGGCAGTCGGGTGCCGTCGTTTATCGCCCCAGGCAATCTGGTGGAGATGTTTAACGACACCTCGATTCTCATCATCCTCGCTCTCGGCCAGATGATGGTGCTGCTCACCAAAGGTATCGATCTGTCGATGGCCGCCAACCTGGCGCTCACCGGGATGATCGTCGCCCTGCTCAACGCCCACTATCCGGGGATTCCCGTGGTGGCGCTGTTGGCGCTGGCAACCCTGCTTGGGCTGCTGATGGGGGTGATTAACGGCCTGCTGGTCTGGCGGCTCGGCATCCCGGCCATCGTGGTGACGCTCGGCACCATGAGCATTTACCGGGGGATTATTTTCCTGCTCTCCGACGGCGGTTGGGTTAACTCGCACCAGATGAGCGCTGACTTTCTCGGCCTGCCGCGCGCCTCGCTGTTGGGCCTGCCGCTGCTGAGCTGGTGCGCCATCACCGCACTCTTGCTGGTCGGCTATTTCTTACGCTTCAGCCGCACCGGGCGAGCGCTGTACACCGCTGGCGGCAACGCCACGGCGGCGTACTACACCGGGATTAATGCCGGGAAAATGCAGTTCATCAGCTTCTGCCTTTCCGGCGCGCTGGCCGGGTTCTGCGGCTACCTGTGGATCTCACGCTTTGCCGTCGCCTACGTCGATGTCGCCAACGGTTTCGAACTGCAGGTGGTCGCCGCCTGCGTGATCGGCGGTATCAGCACCATGGGCGGAACCGGTCGGGTGCTCGGCTGCCTGTGCGGTGCCTTGTTCCTCGGCGTTATCAATAACGCGCTGCCGGTGATCGGCATTTCGCCGTTCTGGCAAATGGCGATTTCCGGCGCGGTTATCGTGATTGCGGTGCTGCTTAACGAGCGCGGCAATAAAGGTCACGGGCGGTTAATCCTGCGCAACGCGGCATTAGCCCGACAGAAACAGGCGGTGAAATCATGA
- the rhaA gene encoding L-rhamnose isomerase has translation MTTQLEQAWEIAKQRYASVGVDVEEALRQLDRLPVSMHCWQGDDVVGFENPEGSLTGGIQATGNYPGKARNATELRADLEQALSLIPGPKRLNLHALYLESETPVPRNEIKPEHFKNWVEWAKTNKLGLDFNPSCFSHPLSADGFTLSHANDEIRQFWIDHCKASRRVSAYFGEQLGTPSVMNIWIPDGMKDITVDRFAPRQRLLNALDEVISEKFDPAHHIDAVESKLFGIGAESYTVGSNEFYMGYATSRQTALCLDAGHFHPTEVISDKISAAMLYIPRLLLHVSRPVRWDSDHVVLLDDETQAIASEIIRHDLFDRVHIGLDFFDASINRIAAWVIGTRNMKKALLRALLEPTEQLRQLEVDGDYTARLALLEEQKCLPWQAIWEMYCQRNDTPAGSQWLDSVRAYEKDVLSQRG, from the coding sequence ATGACCACTCAACTTGAACAAGCCTGGGAAATTGCCAAACAGCGCTACGCCAGCGTCGGCGTGGACGTCGAGGAGGCCTTGCGCCAGCTGGACCGCCTGCCTGTTTCCATGCACTGCTGGCAGGGCGATGACGTCGTCGGTTTTGAAAACCCGGAAGGGAGCCTGACCGGCGGTATTCAGGCCACCGGCAACTATCCGGGCAAAGCGCGTAACGCCACCGAGCTGCGCGCTGACCTTGAGCAGGCGCTGAGCCTGATTCCGGGGCCAAAACGCCTGAACCTGCACGCGCTCTATCTGGAATCCGAAACGCCGGTACCGCGTAATGAAATCAAGCCGGAACACTTTAAAAACTGGGTTGAGTGGGCGAAAACCAACAAGCTGGGGCTGGATTTTAACCCTTCCTGCTTCTCGCATCCGCTGAGCGCCGACGGCTTTACGCTGTCGCACGCTAACGATGAAATCCGCCAGTTCTGGATCGACCACTGCAAGGCCAGCCGCCGCGTTTCCGCGTATTTCGGCGAGCAGCTGGGCACACCGTCGGTGATGAATATCTGGATCCCGGACGGCATGAAAGATATCACCGTTGACCGCTTTGCTCCGCGCCAGCGTCTGCTGAATGCGCTTGATGAAGTGATCAGCGAAAAATTCGACCCGGCGCATCACATTGATGCCGTGGAGAGCAAGCTGTTCGGGATCGGCGCAGAGAGCTACACCGTCGGCTCCAATGAGTTCTATATGGGTTACGCCACCAGCCGCCAGACCGCCCTGTGCCTGGATGCCGGTCACTTCCACCCGACGGAAGTAATCTCCGACAAAATCTCCGCCGCGATGCTCTATATCCCACGCCTGCTGCTGCACGTGAGCCGCCCGGTGCGCTGGGACAGCGACCACGTGGTGCTGCTGGATGACGAAACGCAGGCTATCGCCAGCGAGATTATCCGTCACGACCTGTTCGACCGCGTGCATATCGGCCTCGATTTCTTCGATGCCTCCATCAACCGCATCGCGGCGTGGGTCATTGGTACCCGCAATATGAAGAAAGCGCTGCTGCGCGCCCTGCTGGAACCGACTGAACAATTGCGTCAGCTGGAAGTTGACGGCGATTACACCGCCCGCCTGGCGCTGCTGGAAGAACAGAAGTGTCTGCCGTGGCAGGCCATCTGGGAGATGTATTGCCAGCGTAACGATACTCCGGCGGGGAGCCAGTGGCTGGATAGCGTGCGGGCTTATGAGAAAGACGTTCTGAGCCAGCGCGGGTAA
- the rhaB gene encoding rhamnulokinase — translation MSFRHCVAVDLGASSGRVMLASYEPGQQTLALREIHRFTNSLQKVDGFDCWDIDSLENEIRCGLVKVCEQGILIDSIGIDTWGVDYVLLDKQGQRVGLPVSYRDSRTQGLMRHAEEQMGRADIYRRSGIQFLPFNTLYQLRALVEQQPELVSQAAHALLIPDYLSFRLTGKMNWEYTNATTTQLVNINSDNWDEELLNWTGAPREWFGTPTHPGNVIGHWICPQGNHIPVVAVASHDTASAVIASPLASKNAAYLSSGTWSLMGFESKTPCTSDEALKANITNEGGAEGRYRVLKNIMGLWLLQRVLKEQNVGDLSALIARTAALPACRFVIDCNDDRFINPDNMSAEIQAACRESGQPVPASDAELARCIFDSLALLYARVLNELSALRDQPFSQLHIVGGGCQNELLNQLCADACGITVVAGPIEASTLGNIGIQLMTLDELHNVDEFRQVVRQNYALTTFTPHPESEIARFIAQFQPQQTKELCA, via the coding sequence ATGAGTTTTCGTCATTGTGTCGCGGTTGATTTAGGCGCCTCCAGCGGGCGGGTGATGCTCGCCAGTTATGAACCCGGGCAGCAAACGCTGGCGCTGCGCGAAATTCACCGCTTTACCAATAGCCTACAGAAGGTAGATGGCTTCGACTGCTGGGATATTGATAGCCTGGAAAATGAAATTCGCTGCGGCCTGGTGAAAGTATGCGAACAGGGCATCCTGATCGATAGCATCGGCATTGATACCTGGGGCGTGGATTATGTCCTGCTGGATAAACAGGGTCAGCGCGTCGGCCTGCCGGTCTCTTATCGCGACTCCCGCACCCAGGGCCTGATGCGCCATGCCGAAGAGCAGATGGGACGTGCGGACATCTATCGCCGCAGCGGTATTCAGTTTCTGCCGTTTAACACTCTTTATCAGCTTCGCGCGCTGGTTGAACAGCAGCCGGAGCTGGTCAGCCAGGCCGCGCACGCGCTGCTGATCCCGGACTACCTTAGCTTTCGCCTGACCGGCAAAATGAACTGGGAATACACCAACGCCACCACCACACAGCTGGTCAATATCAATAGCGATAACTGGGATGAAGAGCTGCTGAACTGGACCGGCGCGCCGCGCGAATGGTTCGGTACGCCGACGCACCCGGGCAACGTTATCGGCCACTGGATTTGCCCGCAGGGAAATCATATTCCGGTAGTTGCCGTCGCCAGCCACGATACCGCCAGCGCGGTTATCGCTTCGCCGTTAGCCAGCAAAAATGCCGCCTACCTCTCTTCCGGCACCTGGTCGCTAATGGGCTTTGAAAGCAAAACCCCCTGCACCAGCGACGAAGCGTTGAAGGCCAATATCACCAATGAAGGCGGAGCTGAAGGCCGCTATCGGGTGCTGAAAAATATCATGGGCCTGTGGCTGCTCCAGCGGGTGCTGAAAGAGCAAAACGTCGGTGACCTGTCGGCGCTGATTGCCCGCACGGCGGCGCTTCCAGCCTGCCGTTTCGTTATTGATTGCAACGACGACCGCTTTATCAACCCGGACAACATGAGCGCTGAAATTCAGGCCGCCTGCCGCGAATCCGGGCAGCCGGTTCCTGCCAGCGACGCCGAACTGGCGCGCTGTATTTTCGACAGCTTAGCGCTGCTCTACGCCCGAGTGCTCAACGAACTGTCGGCGCTTCGCGACCAGCCATTCAGTCAGCTGCATATCGTCGGCGGCGGCTGCCAGAACGAACTGCTTAACCAGCTGTGCGCCGACGCCTGCGGCATCACCGTGGTCGCGGGCCCCATTGAGGCCTCTACGCTGGGCAATATCGGCATCCAGTTAATGACCCTCGACGAGCTACATAACGTCGATGAATTCCGTCAAGTGGTGCGGCAAAACTACGCCCTCACCACTTTTACCCCTCATCCTGAAAGTGAAATTGCCCGCTTCATCGCGCAGTTTCAGCCACAACAGACCAAGGAGCTTTGCGCATGA
- a CDS encoding sugar ABC transporter ATP-binding protein, producing MSASTPLLSLKGITKIFPGVRALENVQLDLWPGKVTALIGENGAGKSTLVKVMTGIYQPEEGEILYKAIPIQLPNPESAHKVGITAIHQETVLFDELSVTENIFVGQYLHTGLLKKLDWPAMHRKASEILNRLEVQIDPRATLKTLSIAQRHMVAIARALSFEAQVVILDEPTAALSQHEILEFYQIVERLKQDGKAILFISHKFDEIFELADYYTILRDGVYVSSGAINDITEERMVAMMVGRAITQTYPKVDCTPGETVLEVKDLCHPTEFAHINFSLRKGEILGFYGLVGAGRTELMQALSGVSHPSSGEIVLKGKAMRFRQPADAISAGIVCVPEERQKQGAIIALPIAQNISLPQLSKLNANGVLNDAREWRLADEYASRLQVKAFSWRQAVETLSGGNQQKVVIGKWLATHPEVIILDEPTKGIDIGSKAAVHQFMSELVSQGLAVIMVSSELPEVMGMADRIIVMHEGLMVAEYQAGEATAETIVSAASGVSQEAA from the coding sequence ATGTCAGCATCCACCCCACTGCTGTCGCTGAAGGGCATCACCAAGATTTTTCCCGGTGTGCGCGCCCTTGAGAACGTGCAGCTCGATCTCTGGCCCGGCAAAGTAACCGCCTTAATCGGCGAAAACGGCGCAGGAAAATCCACGCTGGTCAAAGTGATGACCGGTATTTATCAGCCCGAAGAGGGCGAAATTCTCTATAAAGCGATCCCTATCCAGCTGCCGAACCCGGAGTCGGCGCACAAGGTGGGGATCACCGCTATTCATCAGGAAACCGTGCTATTTGATGAGCTGTCGGTCACCGAAAATATTTTCGTCGGCCAGTATCTGCATACCGGCCTGCTGAAAAAACTCGACTGGCCTGCGATGCACCGCAAAGCCAGCGAGATCCTCAATCGCCTTGAGGTGCAGATTGACCCGCGCGCGACGCTGAAAACCCTCAGCATCGCCCAGCGCCATATGGTGGCCATTGCCCGGGCGCTCTCCTTTGAAGCTCAGGTGGTGATCCTCGATGAACCGACAGCGGCGCTCTCCCAACATGAAATTCTGGAGTTTTATCAAATCGTTGAGCGCCTGAAGCAGGACGGAAAAGCGATTCTGTTTATCTCGCATAAGTTCGATGAGATTTTCGAACTGGCGGACTACTACACCATTCTGCGCGATGGCGTGTACGTCAGCTCCGGGGCGATTAACGACATCACCGAAGAACGGATGGTGGCGATGATGGTCGGTCGCGCCATTACGCAAACCTACCCGAAAGTCGACTGTACCCCAGGGGAAACGGTGCTGGAGGTGAAAGATCTCTGCCACCCTACCGAATTCGCCCATATCAACTTCAGCCTGCGCAAAGGGGAAATTCTCGGCTTTTACGGCCTGGTCGGTGCCGGACGTACCGAGCTGATGCAGGCGCTTTCCGGTGTATCGCATCCCTCTTCCGGCGAGATCGTGCTGAAGGGCAAAGCGATGCGTTTTCGCCAGCCTGCCGACGCCATCAGCGCCGGTATCGTCTGCGTCCCGGAAGAGCGGCAGAAACAGGGTGCGATTATCGCCCTGCCGATCGCCCAGAACATCAGCCTGCCGCAGCTCAGCAAACTGAACGCCAACGGGGTGCTGAACGACGCCCGCGAATGGCGGCTGGCGGATGAGTACGCCTCGCGCCTGCAGGTCAAAGCCTTTAGCTGGCGACAGGCGGTAGAGACCCTCTCCGGCGGCAATCAGCAAAAAGTGGTGATCGGCAAATGGCTGGCGACCCATCCGGAGGTGATTATCCTCGACGAGCCGACCAAAGGCATCGATATCGGCTCCAAAGCGGCGGTGCACCAATTTATGTCCGAGCTGGTCAGCCAAGGGCTGGCAGTGATCATGGTTTCTTCGGAGCTGCCGGAAGTGATGGGTATGGCTGACCGGATTATCGTGATGCACGAAGGGCTGATGGTCGCCGAGTATCAGGCCGGTGAGGCCACGGCAGAAACCATCGTCAGCGCCGCCAGCGGCGTCAGTCAGGAGGCCGCGTAA
- the rhaD gene encoding rhamnulose-1-phosphate aldolase: MQTIIDSWFVQGMIKATSDAWLKGWDERNGGNLTLRLDEADIEPYAADFHAKPRYIALSQPMPTLANQPFIVTGSGKFFRNVQLDPAANLGVVKVDSDGAGYHILWGLTHDAVPTSELPAHFLSHSERIKLTNGKDRVIMHCHATNLIALTYVLENNSELFTRKLWEGSTECLVVFPDGVGILPWMVPGTDEIGQATAEAMQKHSLVLWPFHGVFGSGPNLDETFGLIDTAEKSAEVLVKVYSMGGMKQTITREELVALGKRFNVQPMQSALDLYQ; the protein is encoded by the coding sequence ATGCAGACCATTATCGACTCCTGGTTCGTCCAGGGCATGATTAAAGCCACTTCCGACGCCTGGCTGAAAGGCTGGGACGAGCGCAACGGCGGCAACCTGACGCTGCGCCTCGATGAAGCGGATATCGAACCTTATGCAGCGGATTTCCACGCTAAACCGCGCTATATCGCCCTGAGCCAGCCGATGCCAACGCTGGCCAATCAGCCGTTTATCGTGACCGGTTCCGGCAAATTCTTCCGCAACGTCCAGCTCGACCCGGCCGCTAACCTCGGCGTAGTAAAAGTCGACAGCGACGGCGCGGGATACCATATTTTGTGGGGCCTGACTCACGACGCGGTACCGACTTCCGAACTGCCAGCGCACTTCCTGTCCCATAGCGAGCGCATCAAGCTGACCAACGGCAAAGACCGTGTGATCATGCACTGCCACGCCACCAACTTGATCGCCCTGACCTACGTGCTGGAGAACAATAGCGAGTTGTTCACCCGCAAACTGTGGGAAGGCAGCACCGAATGCCTGGTGGTATTCCCGGACGGCGTCGGCATTCTGCCGTGGATGGTGCCGGGTACCGACGAAATCGGCCAGGCTACCGCCGAGGCCATGCAGAAACACTCGCTGGTGCTGTGGCCGTTCCACGGCGTCTTCGGCAGCGGCCCCAATCTGGACGAAACCTTCGGCCTGATCGATACCGCCGAGAAATCCGCCGAGGTGCTGGTGAAAGTCTATTCAATGGGTGGCATGAAACAAACCATCACCCGTGAAGAGCTGGTCGCCCTTGGCAAACGCTTTAATGTTCAACCAATGCAGTCCGCGTTAGATCTTTATCAATAA
- the rhaS gene encoding rhamnose ABC transporter substrate-binding protein has translation MKIKTSLILTVAAMALSGSALAEVKIALVAKSLGNGFFEAANVGAQEAAKELGDVKVIYTGPTTTTAEAQIEVLNGLIAQGVDAIAISANDPDAVVPVLKKAMQRGIKVVSWDSGVAPAGRQIHLNPSNNALIGETNVKLAADALKALNVEKGDVAILSATPTSTNQNIWIAEMKKVLPQYPSVNLVTVAYGDDLSDKSYREAVGLLKSYPDLKVIVSPSSVGIVAAAQAVKDQGKIGKVYVTGLGLPSEMAGAIKSGASKSFAIWNPIDLGYAATYLADDLVKGTATKTEANMGKLGKVKLDVDGNGAMAEPFVYDASNIDKFSKIF, from the coding sequence ATGAAAATAAAGACAAGCTTGATCCTCACCGTTGCCGCCATGGCGTTGTCCGGTTCCGCTTTAGCTGAAGTTAAAATTGCCCTCGTGGCAAAATCATTGGGAAATGGATTCTTCGAAGCAGCGAACGTTGGCGCGCAGGAGGCAGCCAAAGAGTTAGGCGATGTAAAAGTTATCTATACCGGCCCGACCACCACCACGGCCGAAGCGCAGATCGAAGTGCTGAATGGATTGATCGCCCAAGGGGTGGATGCGATCGCGATTTCCGCTAACGATCCCGACGCCGTGGTGCCGGTGCTGAAAAAAGCGATGCAGCGCGGCATTAAGGTGGTCTCCTGGGACTCCGGCGTCGCGCCTGCGGGCCGCCAGATCCACCTAAATCCGTCCAACAACGCGCTGATTGGCGAAACCAACGTCAAGCTCGCCGCCGATGCGCTGAAAGCGCTCAATGTGGAAAAAGGCGATGTGGCGATTTTAAGCGCCACGCCAACTTCCACTAACCAGAACATCTGGATTGCGGAGATGAAAAAGGTGCTGCCGCAGTACCCGTCCGTCAATCTGGTCACCGTCGCCTACGGTGACGATCTGTCCGATAAAAGCTACCGCGAAGCGGTGGGTCTGCTGAAGTCATATCCTGATCTGAAAGTGATTGTTTCGCCTTCATCGGTGGGGATCGTTGCCGCCGCGCAGGCGGTGAAGGATCAGGGCAAAATCGGCAAGGTGTACGTGACCGGGCTGGGGCTGCCGTCGGAAATGGCCGGGGCGATTAAATCCGGCGCCAGCAAAAGCTTTGCCATCTGGAATCCGATTGACCTCGGTTACGCCGCCACTTACCTGGCGGATGATTTAGTCAAAGGCACGGCGACCAAAACCGAAGCCAATATGGGCAAGCTGGGCAAAGTGAAGCTGGATGTCGACGGTAACGGTGCGATGGCCGAGCCGTTCGTCTACGATGCCAGCAACATCGATAAGTTCTCGAAGATTTTCTAA
- the rhaR gene encoding HTH-type transcriptional activator RhaR: MAGQLILRKNEFFASPAQAVAVADRYPQNVFAEHTHEFCELVLVWRGNGLHVLNDRPWRITRGDLFYIRAEDKHSYASVNDLVLQNVIYCPDRLRLNFDWAAHIPGLFGTPWVPHWRIGSSGMAQVRQVITQLEHESSRSDAQANDMAELLFAQLVLILQRYRYATDNLAATQSEALLDKLLTELAGSLNRPFFLDKFCEREGCSERALRQQFRQQTGMTINHYLRQLRICHAQYLLQHTERLIGEVAMQCGFEDSNYFSVVFNREIGMTPGQWRQRSRTAA, encoded by the coding sequence GTGGCAGGTCAGCTGATTCTTCGCAAAAATGAATTTTTTGCTTCCCCCGCCCAGGCTGTGGCGGTGGCGGATCGCTATCCGCAAAATGTCTTTGCCGAACACACCCATGAGTTTTGTGAACTGGTGCTGGTGTGGCGGGGCAACGGCCTGCACGTCCTTAACGATCGCCCGTGGCGCATAACGCGCGGCGATTTGTTCTATATCCGCGCCGAAGATAAACACTCCTACGCCTCGGTGAACGATCTCGTCCTGCAAAACGTGATTTATTGCCCGGATCGGCTACGGCTCAATTTTGACTGGGCGGCACATATTCCCGGCCTGTTCGGTACGCCGTGGGTCCCGCACTGGCGAATTGGCAGCAGCGGTATGGCTCAGGTCCGTCAGGTGATAACCCAGCTGGAGCACGAGAGTAGCCGTAGCGATGCGCAGGCCAATGACATGGCCGAGCTGCTGTTTGCTCAACTGGTGCTTATCCTCCAGCGCTATCGCTATGCCACCGATAATCTGGCGGCAACCCAGAGCGAGGCGCTGCTCGATAAGCTGCTTACCGAACTGGCGGGTAGCCTGAACCGGCCTTTCTTTCTGGATAAATTTTGTGAACGCGAAGGGTGCAGCGAACGCGCGCTACGCCAGCAGTTTCGTCAGCAGACGGGAATGACCATCAACCACTATCTGCGCCAGCTGCGGATTTGCCACGCTCAGTATCTGTTACAGCATACGGAACGCCTGATTGGCGAAGTGGCGATGCAGTGCGGGTTTGAGGACAGTAACTACTTTTCGGTGGTGTTTAACCGTGAGATTGGCATGACGCCGGGGCAGTGGCGGCAGCGCAGTCGCACTGCCGCCTGA
- the rhaT gene encoding L-rhamnose/proton symporter RhaT, translating to MNHAITMGIFWHLIGAASAACFYAPFKKVKHWSWETMWSIGGIVSWLILPWAISAMLLPDFWAYYGSFNASTLLPVFLFGAMWGIGNINYGLTMRYLGMSMGIGIAIGITLIVGTLMTPILNGQFDVLINTKGGQMTLLGVLVAVIGVGIVTRAGQLKERKMGIKAEDFNLKKGLVLAVMCGIFSAGMSFAMNAAKPMHEAAAALGVDPLYTALPSYVVIMGGGALVNLGFCFIRLAKVKNLSVKADFSLAKPLIISNILLSALGGLMWYLQFFFYAWGHASIPAQYDYMSWMLHMSFYVLCGGLVGLVLKEWNNAGRRPVGVLSLGCVVIIIAANIVGLGMAN from the coding sequence ATGAATCACGCGATTACGATGGGTATTTTTTGGCATTTGATAGGTGCGGCCAGTGCAGCCTGTTTCTATGCCCCGTTCAAAAAAGTTAAACATTGGTCCTGGGAAACCATGTGGTCTATCGGCGGGATTGTCTCCTGGCTGATACTCCCCTGGGCCATCAGCGCCATGCTGCTCCCTGATTTTTGGGCCTACTACGGCTCCTTTAATGCCTCCACGCTCCTGCCGGTGTTCCTGTTCGGTGCGATGTGGGGTATCGGCAATATCAACTATGGCCTGACCATGCGCTATCTCGGCATGTCGATGGGGATCGGTATCGCCATTGGCATTACGTTGATTGTCGGCACGCTAATGACCCCAATCCTCAACGGTCAATTCGATGTCTTAATTAACACTAAAGGCGGCCAAATGACGCTGCTCGGCGTGCTGGTTGCGGTGATTGGCGTGGGGATAGTCACTCGCGCAGGCCAGCTCAAAGAGCGCAAAATGGGCATCAAAGCCGAAGACTTCAACCTGAAAAAGGGGCTGGTACTGGCGGTAATGTGCGGCATTTTCTCGGCCGGTATGTCCTTTGCGATGAACGCTGCAAAACCGATGCATGAAGCCGCCGCCGCGCTCGGCGTTGACCCGCTCTACACCGCGCTGCCAAGCTACGTGGTGATTATGGGCGGCGGTGCGCTGGTCAACCTCGGTTTCTGCTTTATCCGCCTGGCAAAAGTGAAGAATCTGTCAGTAAAAGCCGACTTCTCGCTGGCAAAACCACTGATTATCAGCAATATCCTGCTTTCCGCATTGGGCGGCCTGATGTGGTATCTCCAGTTCTTCTTCTACGCCTGGGGCCACGCCAGCATTCCGGCACAGTACGACTACATGAGCTGGATGCTGCATATGAGCTTCTATGTCTTGTGCGGCGGGCTGGTTGGCCTGGTGCTGAAAGAGTGGAACAACGCAGGACGTCGTCCGGTTGGCGTACTGAGCCTCGGCTGCGTGGTGATTATCATCGCTGCAAACATCGTCGGTCTGGGAATGGCCAACTAG